A genomic window from Pseudomonas argentinensis includes:
- a CDS encoding MBL fold metallo-hydrolase, which yields MQSTSPALIRETFPVGPLQCNCTIIGDPVSGKALVVDPGGNPDLIMARLEAHGLKVVSIIHTHAHLDHFLASGQMKEKTGATLHLHKDDQFLWDNLEMQCQMFGVPYTPVPAPDQWLADDEALACGCGVALHTPGHTPGSMSFWFPEAKLLIAGDTLFRRGIGRTDLWGGDHASIERSIKQRLYRLDEDATVVTGHGPDTRLGDEMRENPFVRA from the coding sequence ATGCAATCGACATCCCCGGCCCTGATCCGCGAAACCTTCCCCGTCGGCCCGCTGCAGTGCAACTGCACCATCATCGGCGATCCCGTCAGCGGCAAGGCACTCGTGGTCGATCCGGGTGGCAACCCCGACCTGATCATGGCGCGGCTGGAGGCCCATGGCCTCAAGGTAGTGAGCATCATCCACACCCACGCGCACCTCGATCATTTCCTAGCGTCCGGGCAGATGAAGGAGAAGACCGGCGCGACCCTGCACCTGCACAAGGATGACCAGTTTCTCTGGGATAACCTGGAAATGCAGTGCCAGATGTTCGGCGTTCCCTACACCCCCGTGCCGGCTCCTGATCAATGGCTGGCCGATGACGAGGCACTGGCCTGCGGCTGCGGCGTGGCCCTGCACACGCCGGGGCATACCCCAGGTTCCATGAGCTTCTGGTTTCCCGAGGCCAAGCTGCTGATCGCCGGCGATACCCTGTTTCGCCGCGGCATCGGGCGCACCGACCTGTGGGGTGGCGACCACGCGAGCATCGAACGCTCCATCAAGCAGCGTCTGTACCGCCTGGATGAGGACGCCACCGTGGTGACGGGCCATGGGCCGGACACCCGACTGGGTGACGAGATGCGCGAAAACCCCTTCGTGCGCGCTTGA
- a CDS encoding OmpA family protein, whose amino-acid sequence MIKLRSLIAATAVFAVLSGCTVNPYTGGSQAGKSGIYGGVGALAGAAVGAATSSKKDRKKGALIGAAVGGAAGGGYGYYVDTQEAKLRQQLQGTGVQVQRNGNDLTLIMPGNITFASNSADISSNFYPTLNSLVLTFKEFNKNGVNIVGHTDSTGSAELNQSLSTRRAQSVASYLAANGVASSRISAYGAGPNQPIASNANEAGRAQNRRVEINLRPL is encoded by the coding sequence ATGATCAAACTCCGTTCCCTGATTGCCGCAACGGCCGTTTTCGCTGTTCTGTCCGGCTGTACGGTCAACCCCTACACTGGTGGAAGCCAGGCGGGCAAGTCCGGTATCTACGGCGGTGTGGGCGCCCTGGCCGGTGCCGCGGTCGGCGCTGCCACCTCGAGCAAGAAGGACCGCAAGAAGGGCGCGCTGATCGGCGCCGCCGTCGGGGGCGCGGCCGGTGGCGGTTACGGCTATTACGTCGATACCCAGGAAGCCAAGCTGCGTCAGCAGCTGCAGGGCACCGGCGTGCAGGTGCAGCGCAATGGTAACGACCTGACCCTGATCATGCCCGGCAACATCACCTTCGCCAGCAATTCGGCGGACATTTCCAGCAACTTCTATCCGACGCTCAATTCGTTGGTGCTGACCTTCAAGGAATTCAACAAGAACGGCGTGAACATCGTTGGCCATACCGACAGCACCGGTTCCGCCGAGCTGAACCAGAGCCTGTCCACCCGCCGTGCCCAGAGCGTGGCCTCGTACCTGGCCGCCAACGGCGTGGCTTCATCGCGCATCTCGGCCTACGGCGCAGGCCCGAACCAGCCGATTGCCAGCAATGCCAACGAAGCAGGTCGCGCACAGAATCGCCGCGTGGAAATCAACCTGCGGCCGCTGTGA
- a CDS encoding FKBP-type peptidyl-prolyl cis-trans isomerase, giving the protein MQIAANKAVSIDYTLTNDAGEVIDSSAGGAPLVYLHGAGNIIVGLEKALVGKQAGDEVKVAVEPEEAYGEYSAELVATLNRSMFEGVDELEVGMQFHASGPDGGMQIVTIRELEGDDVIVDGNHPLAGQRLNFAVKVVNVRDASQEEIAHGHIHGEGGHHH; this is encoded by the coding sequence ATGCAGATCGCCGCCAACAAGGCCGTTTCCATCGACTATACCCTGACCAACGATGCCGGCGAGGTGATCGATAGTTCCGCTGGCGGCGCGCCGCTGGTATACCTGCACGGTGCCGGCAACATCATCGTCGGCCTCGAGAAGGCCCTGGTCGGCAAGCAGGCCGGTGACGAGGTCAAGGTTGCCGTCGAGCCGGAAGAGGCCTACGGCGAGTACAGCGCCGAGCTGGTCGCTACCCTGAACCGTTCGATGTTCGAAGGCGTCGACGAGCTGGAAGTCGGCATGCAGTTCCACGCCTCCGGCCCGGACGGCGGCATGCAGATCGTCACCATCCGCGAACTGGAAGGCGATGACGTGATCGTCGACGGCAACCACCCGCTGGCCGGCCAGCGCCTCAATTTCGCGGTCAAGGTCGTCAACGTGCGTGACGCCAGCCAGGAAGAAATCGCCCATGGTCACATCCATGGCGAAGGTGGTCATCACCACTGA
- a CDS encoding DUF1329 domain-containing protein translates to MKTTKRLLQTGALTLSLLATGVMAAVSADEAGKLGNTLTPIGAEKAGNADGSIPAWTGGLPVNAGAVDAGGFLADPFPSEKPLFTITAQNVEQYKDKLTPGQYAMFKRYPETYRMPVYTTHRTATVPDNIIAATKQNATNTKLIQGGEGLENFQLANPFPIPKDGLEAIWNHITRYRGASVRRHVVQVTPQANGSFSPVSLEEEFAFRSMMKDADTSKPSNILFYFKQRVTAPSRLAGNVLLVHETIDQVKEPRMAWLYNAGQRRVRRAPQVSYDGPGTAADGLRTSDNLDMYNGSPDRYDWQLLGKKEIYIPYNSYRLDSPKLKYADIVKAGHLNPDLTRYELHRVWHVTATLKQGERHIYAKRDFYIDEDTWQAAAIDHYDGRGTLWRVAEAHAQYYYDKQVPWYAVEVIHDLLSGRYLALGLKNEEKRSYEFDYPAKESDYTPAALRQSGVR, encoded by the coding sequence ATGAAAACAACAAAAAGGCTGTTGCAAACCGGCGCTCTGACCTTGTCGCTGCTGGCCACCGGTGTGATGGCTGCGGTATCGGCGGACGAGGCGGGCAAGCTGGGTAATACCCTGACGCCGATCGGCGCGGAAAAGGCGGGCAATGCCGATGGCAGCATCCCGGCCTGGACCGGGGGGTTGCCGGTCAATGCCGGAGCGGTGGATGCAGGCGGCTTCCTGGCCGATCCGTTCCCCAGCGAGAAGCCGCTGTTCACCATCACCGCGCAGAACGTCGAGCAGTACAAGGACAAGCTGACGCCCGGCCAGTACGCGATGTTCAAGCGCTATCCGGAAACCTATCGGATGCCGGTCTACACCACCCACCGCACGGCGACCGTGCCGGACAACATCATCGCGGCGACCAAGCAGAATGCCACCAATACCAAGCTGATTCAGGGCGGTGAAGGGCTGGAGAACTTCCAGCTGGCCAACCCCTTCCCGATTCCGAAGGACGGTCTGGAAGCGATCTGGAACCATATCACCCGCTACCGCGGTGCCAGCGTGCGTCGTCACGTGGTGCAGGTGACGCCGCAGGCCAATGGCTCGTTCAGCCCGGTCAGCCTGGAAGAAGAGTTCGCCTTCCGCAGCATGATGAAGGATGCCGACACCAGCAAACCGAGCAACATCCTGTTCTACTTCAAGCAGCGAGTGACCGCGCCGTCGCGGCTGGCCGGTAACGTGCTGCTGGTGCACGAGACCATCGACCAGGTGAAGGAGCCGCGCATGGCGTGGCTGTACAACGCCGGGCAGCGTCGAGTGCGCCGTGCGCCGCAGGTGTCCTATGACGGCCCGGGTACCGCCGCCGATGGCCTGCGTACCTCGGACAACCTGGACATGTACAACGGCTCCCCTGATCGCTACGACTGGCAGTTGCTGGGCAAGAAGGAAATCTACATTCCCTACAACAGCTACCGTCTCGATTCGCCGAAGCTCAAGTACGCCGATATCGTCAAGGCAGGTCACCTGAACCCCGACCTGACCCGTTACGAGCTGCACCGCGTCTGGCACGTGACCGCGACGCTGAAGCAGGGCGAGCGCCACATCTATGCCAAGCGTGACTTCTACATCGACGAGGATACCTGGCAGGCCGCTGCCATCGACCACTACGACGGTCGCGGTACCCTGTGGCGCGTAGCGGAAGCCCATGCCCAGTACTACTACGACAAGCAGGTGCCGTGGTACGCCGTCGAGGTCATCCACGATCTGCTCTCCGGTCGTTACCTGGCCCTGGGCCTGAAGAACGAGGAGAAGCGCTCCTACGAGTTCGACTATCCTGCCAAGGAAAGCGACTACACGCCGGCCGCGCTGCGCCAGTCGGGCGTGCGTTGA
- a CDS encoding acyltransferase, with amino-acid sequence MLHFLPAPLLGLLGSVSLALNTLFWCWPLFTVTLLRIVLPLPLVQRGCDRLMIVIQEGWISCNKAWMNLLGNTRWHIEGGQNFDYEHSYLVTSNHQSWVDILVLQYLLNRRIRPLKFFLKQELIWVPVIGLCWWALGFPFMKRYSKEYLAKHPEKKGQDLQTTRRTCAKFRHNPVGIFNFVEGTRFTPAKHQEQRSPYRYLLKPKAGGLAFVLDAMGEQLHGMINVTLHYPQGSPGFWTLLSGQLDEVVVVVEQLEIPSRFIGRAYDQDEAYRKDFQQWINTLWESKDGLLERLHQQHP; translated from the coding sequence ATGCTGCACTTCCTGCCTGCCCCACTGCTCGGCCTTTTGGGCAGCGTTTCGCTGGCGCTGAACACGTTGTTCTGGTGCTGGCCGCTGTTCACCGTCACCCTGCTGCGCATCGTGCTGCCCCTGCCGCTGGTGCAACGCGGCTGTGACCGCCTGATGATTGTCATCCAGGAGGGCTGGATAAGTTGTAACAAGGCGTGGATGAACCTGCTGGGCAACACCCGCTGGCATATCGAGGGCGGCCAGAACTTCGATTACGAGCATTCCTACCTGGTCACCAGCAACCATCAGAGCTGGGTGGACATCCTGGTGCTGCAGTACCTGCTCAACCGGCGCATCCGCCCGCTGAAATTCTTCCTCAAGCAGGAGCTGATCTGGGTGCCGGTGATCGGCCTGTGCTGGTGGGCGCTGGGCTTCCCCTTCATGAAACGCTACTCGAAGGAATACCTGGCCAAACACCCAGAAAAGAAGGGCCAGGACCTGCAGACCACGCGCCGCACCTGCGCCAAGTTTCGCCACAACCCGGTGGGCATCTTCAATTTCGTCGAAGGCACCCGCTTCACGCCGGCCAAGCATCAGGAACAACGGTCGCCCTACCGCTACCTGCTCAAGCCGAAGGCCGGCGGGCTGGCCTTCGTGCTCGATGCCATGGGCGAGCAGCTGCACGGCATGATCAACGTGACCCTGCATTACCCCCAGGGCAGCCCGGGTTTCTGGACCCTGCTCAGCGGTCAGCTCGACGAAGTGGTCGTCGTCGTCGAACAGCTGGAGATCCCCAGCCGCTTCATCGGCCGTGCCTACGACCAGGACGAAGCCTATCGCAAGGATTTCCAGCAGTGGATCAATACGCTCTGGGAATCCAAGGACGGCTTGCTGGAGCGACTGCACCAGCAGCATCCCTAG
- a CDS encoding PAS domain-containing protein, which translates to MVDEEGRIRFANPAITRMLGCQGGELTGSRLLDWVDVAGPVQWQASSFYQHWQRREHLRLHDANLRTREGAAVPVALSCSPLPHDGHGMVLLALDMSVVPSAVDAASSAFTKRGAEPRDAAGAVAPASRPWIPRAY; encoded by the coding sequence GTGGTCGACGAGGAGGGGCGTATCCGCTTCGCCAACCCGGCGATCACCCGCATGCTCGGCTGCCAGGGGGGCGAGTTGACCGGCAGCCGACTGCTGGACTGGGTCGATGTTGCCGGCCCCGTGCAGTGGCAGGCTTCGAGCTTCTACCAGCATTGGCAGCGCCGCGAGCACCTGCGCCTGCATGATGCCAACCTGCGTACCCGGGAGGGCGCTGCCGTGCCGGTGGCGCTTTCCTGCTCGCCGCTGCCACATGACGGACATGGCATGGTTCTGCTGGCGTTGGACATGTCGGTGGTGCCAAGCGCGGTGGACGCCGCCAGTAGCGCTTTTACGAAGCGGGGAGCTGAGCCTAGGGATGCTGCTGGTGCAGTCGCTCCAGCAAGCCGTCCTTGGATTCCCAGAGCGTATTGA
- the pta gene encoding phosphate acetyltransferase — protein sequence MHTFFISPTGFGVGLTSISLGLVGALERAGLKVGFFKPIAQPHQGDAGPERSSELVARTHGLHSPKPLALAHVERRLGDGDLDELLEEIISLYQEAAKDKDVVIVEGMVPTRQASYAARVNFHLAKSLDADVILVSAQEQETLGELCDRVEIQAQQFGGPKDPKVLGVILNKIRSDDGLEAFTARLREQSSLLRHPEFRLLGCIPWLDELNAPRTRDIAELLGARILNAGDYEQRRMLKIVLCARAVANTVQLLKPGTLVVTPGDRDDIILAASLAAMNGMPLAGLLLCSDFAPDPRIMELCRGALQSGLPVMTVSTGSYDTATNLNRLNKEIPVDDKERAEKVADFVASHLDHDWLAARCGSPRELRLSPPAFRYQLVQQAKAANKRIVLPEGAEPRTVQAAAICQARGIARCVLLAKPEEVHSVAQAQGIELPPGLEILDPDLIRERYVEPMVELRKGKGLNAPMASAQLEDTVVLGTMMLALDEVDGLVSGAVHTTANTIRPALQLIKTAPGYNLVSSVFFMLLPDQVLVYGDCAVNPDPNAEQLAEIALQSASSAQAFGIPPRVAMLSYSTGDSGSGEEVEKVREATRLARQANPQLLVDGPLQYDAAAIESVGRQKAPNSPVAGRATVFIFPDLNTGNTTYKAVQRSADCISVGPMLQGLRKPVNDLSRGALVDDIVFTIALTAIQAANMRQ from the coding sequence ATGCATACCTTTTTCATCTCGCCGACCGGTTTCGGCGTCGGCCTCACCTCCATCAGCCTGGGCCTGGTCGGTGCGCTGGAGCGCGCCGGGCTCAAGGTGGGCTTCTTCAAGCCCATCGCCCAGCCGCATCAGGGTGACGCCGGGCCCGAGCGCTCCAGCGAGCTGGTGGCCCGCACCCACGGCCTGCACTCGCCCAAGCCCCTGGCCCTCGCCCATGTCGAACGGCGCCTCGGCGACGGCGACCTGGACGAGCTGCTCGAGGAAATCATCAGCCTCTACCAGGAAGCCGCCAAGGACAAAGACGTGGTGATCGTCGAGGGCATGGTGCCGACGCGTCAGGCCAGCTACGCCGCGCGGGTCAACTTCCACCTGGCCAAGAGCCTGGATGCCGACGTGATCCTGGTCTCGGCCCAGGAGCAGGAAACCCTCGGCGAGCTGTGCGACCGCGTGGAAATCCAGGCCCAGCAGTTCGGCGGCCCGAAGGACCCCAAGGTACTCGGGGTGATCCTCAACAAGATCCGCAGCGACGATGGCCTGGAGGCCTTTACCGCACGCCTGCGCGAACAGTCCTCGCTGCTGCGCCACCCGGAATTCCGCCTGCTCGGTTGCATCCCGTGGCTCGACGAACTGAACGCGCCGCGTACCCGCGACATCGCCGAACTGCTCGGCGCGCGCATTCTCAATGCCGGCGACTACGAACAGCGGCGCATGCTGAAGATCGTGCTCTGCGCCCGCGCCGTGGCCAACACCGTGCAGTTGCTCAAACCCGGCACCCTGGTGGTCACCCCAGGTGACCGCGACGACATCATCCTCGCCGCCAGCCTGGCGGCCATGAACGGTATGCCGCTGGCCGGCCTGCTGCTGTGCAGCGACTTCGCCCCCGACCCGCGCATCATGGAACTGTGCCGCGGCGCCCTGCAGAGCGGCCTGCCGGTGATGACGGTGAGTACCGGCTCCTACGACACGGCCACCAACCTGAACCGCCTGAACAAGGAGATCCCGGTCGACGACAAGGAACGCGCCGAGAAGGTCGCCGACTTCGTCGCCAGCCACCTGGATCACGACTGGCTGGCCGCCCGCTGCGGCAGCCCGCGGGAGTTGCGCCTGTCGCCACCGGCGTTCCGTTACCAGCTGGTGCAGCAGGCCAAGGCCGCCAACAAGCGCATCGTCCTGCCCGAAGGCGCCGAGCCGCGCACCGTGCAGGCCGCCGCCATTTGCCAGGCCCGCGGCATCGCCCGTTGCGTGCTGCTGGCCAAGCCCGAGGAAGTGCACAGCGTGGCGCAGGCCCAGGGCATCGAGCTGCCGCCAGGGCTGGAGATCCTCGACCCGGACCTGATCCGCGAGCGCTATGTCGAGCCGATGGTCGAGCTGCGCAAGGGCAAGGGCCTCAACGCGCCGATGGCCAGCGCCCAGCTCGAAGACACCGTGGTACTGGGCACCATGATGCTCGCCCTGGACGAGGTCGACGGCCTGGTTTCCGGCGCCGTGCATACCACCGCCAATACCATCCGCCCGGCGCTGCAGCTGATCAAGACCGCACCCGGTTACAACCTGGTGTCGTCGGTGTTCTTCATGCTGCTGCCCGACCAGGTCCTGGTGTATGGCGACTGCGCGGTCAACCCGGACCCCAACGCCGAGCAACTGGCGGAGATCGCCCTGCAGAGCGCCAGCTCCGCCCAGGCCTTCGGCATCCCGCCGCGGGTAGCGATGCTCAGCTATTCCACCGGTGATTCGGGCAGTGGCGAGGAAGTGGAAAAGGTCCGCGAGGCCACGCGCCTGGCGCGCCAGGCCAACCCGCAACTGCTGGTCGACGGCCCGCTGCAGTACGACGCCGCGGCCATCGAGAGCGTCGGTCGGCAAAAGGCCCCCAACAGCCCGGTGGCCGGTCGTGCCACGGTGTTCATCTTCCCCGACCTGAACACCGGCAACACCACCTACAAGGCGGTGCAGCGCAGCGCCGACTGCATCAGCGTCGGGCCCATGCTGCAGGGCCTGCGCAAGCCGGTGAACGACCTGTCGCGCGGCGCACTGGTCGACGATATCGTCTTCACCATCGCCCTGACCGCCATCCAGGCTGCCAATATGCGCCAGTGA
- a CDS encoding DUF3565 domain-containing protein, translating to METALLAAICMGANLLLEENERESVTNGGGESDPSPDGRAASVVTLVGFEQDHDGHWVAVLTCGHTQHLRHQPPWQNRPWVLDAAQRHAHIGTNFTCGWCVATLAPTPPDAKDS from the coding sequence ATGGAAACGGCCTTGTTGGCGGCGATCTGCATGGGGGCGAACCTTTTGCTCGAGGAAAATGAACGTGAGAGTGTAACCAACGGCGGGGGTGAAAGCGACCCAAGCCCAGACGGGCGGGCCGCGTCCGTGGTTACCCTGGTCGGTTTTGAGCAAGATCATGACGGGCACTGGGTCGCTGTCCTAACTTGTGGTCATACTCAACACCTGCGCCATCAGCCGCCCTGGCAAAATCGCCCCTGGGTGCTCGACGCGGCGCAGCGGCACGCCCATATCGGCACGAACTTCACCTGTGGCTGGTGTGTCGCAACACTGGCGCCAACGCCTCCCGATGCTAAGGACTCCTGA
- a CDS encoding DUF1302 domain-containing protein: MTNTTRPFWRLAKLPLAVSLASTLASPAFAVNFNIGEIEGQFDSSLSVGASWSTAKRDDRFIGEANGGTGYTQTGDDGRLNFKRGETFSKIFKGIHDLELKYGDTGVFVRGKYWYDFELKDESRPFKDIDDDGRKPGAKSAGAEWLDTFVYHNYSIGDQPGSVRLGKQVVSWGESTFIQNSINSINPVDVSAFRRPGSEVKEGLIPVNMFYVSQSITDRLSMESFYQLSWKQTVVDNCGTFFSTADVAANGCNNNYNILNSSLVGLLRGVDALAAGAPALAPIGASGAGVNYTQEGMVVRRGKDNTARDDGQWGLALRWQGDNTEYGAYFMNYHSRTPFLSVQNADAAALARIGAAARSIYNTLGIGAAGSPAAWVGSGNAWLGAAPPAAFAGPLGAQARTLAGAAVAVGNGSYFMDYPEDIRLYGLSFSTTLPTGTAWQGEVSYRPNAPVQINTQQLTLALAGAAAGTSAPGAVQKGYDRKEITQIQTTFTHFFDQVMGADRLTLVGEVGFAHVGGLEGKDRNRYGRDPIYGITGSAVDPNETSIARYGDHGFTTANSWGYRMRGILDYSDVFAGVNLRPNVAFSHDVDGYGPNGLFNEGAKAASLGVDAEYQNTYTATVAYTNFFDGRYNTLVDRDFLALSFGMNF; this comes from the coding sequence ATGACCAACACAACAAGGCCGTTCTGGCGTCTGGCAAAACTGCCGCTGGCCGTCAGCCTCGCATCAACTCTTGCCAGCCCGGCATTCGCGGTGAATTTCAATATCGGGGAAATCGAAGGGCAATTCGACTCGTCGCTGTCGGTAGGGGCCAGTTGGTCGACAGCCAAGCGTGACGATCGTTTCATCGGCGAAGCCAACGGCGGCACCGGCTACACCCAGACAGGTGACGACGGGCGTCTCAACTTCAAGCGTGGCGAAACATTCTCCAAGATCTTCAAGGGTATCCATGACCTGGAGCTGAAGTACGGCGACACCGGTGTGTTCGTGCGGGGCAAATACTGGTACGACTTCGAGCTCAAGGATGAGTCGCGTCCCTTCAAGGACATCGACGACGACGGCCGCAAGCCGGGTGCCAAGTCCGCTGGGGCGGAATGGCTCGATACCTTCGTGTACCACAACTACAGCATTGGTGATCAGCCCGGTTCCGTGCGCCTTGGTAAGCAGGTGGTGAGCTGGGGTGAAAGTACCTTCATCCAGAACAGCATCAACTCGATCAACCCGGTTGACGTTTCCGCCTTCCGACGCCCCGGCAGCGAGGTCAAGGAAGGTCTGATCCCGGTCAACATGTTCTATGTCTCCCAGAGCATCACCGATCGCTTGTCGATGGAGAGCTTCTACCAGCTGAGCTGGAAGCAGACGGTCGTCGACAACTGCGGGACCTTCTTCTCGACCGCCGATGTGGCGGCCAATGGCTGCAACAACAACTACAACATCCTCAACAGCAGTCTGGTCGGCTTGTTGCGTGGCGTCGATGCCCTGGCAGCCGGGGCGCCGGCCCTGGCGCCGATCGGCGCGTCGGGCGCCGGTGTGAACTACACCCAGGAAGGTATGGTGGTGCGCCGCGGCAAGGACAACACCGCACGCGATGACGGGCAGTGGGGGTTGGCATTGCGCTGGCAGGGCGACAACACCGAGTACGGCGCGTACTTCATGAATTACCACAGCCGCACGCCGTTCCTCAGTGTGCAGAATGCCGATGCGGCCGCCCTGGCGAGGATTGGCGCGGCAGCTCGCAGTATTTACAACACCCTGGGTATTGGCGCCGCGGGCAGCCCTGCAGCCTGGGTGGGATCAGGCAATGCATGGCTCGGCGCCGCGCCACCTGCCGCTTTCGCAGGCCCCCTGGGCGCTCAGGCGCGCACGCTTGCCGGCGCTGCGGTGGCCGTGGGTAACGGCAGTTACTTCATGGACTACCCCGAGGACATTCGCCTTTATGGCCTGAGCTTCTCCACCACGCTGCCTACCGGCACGGCGTGGCAGGGTGAAGTCAGCTATCGCCCGAATGCACCGGTGCAGATCAACACCCAGCAACTGACCCTCGCCCTGGCTGGCGCGGCGGCCGGCACCTCTGCGCCGGGAGCGGTGCAGAAGGGCTACGACCGCAAGGAAATCACCCAGATCCAGACCACCTTCACGCACTTCTTCGATCAGGTAATGGGCGCTGACCGCCTGACCCTGGTGGGCGAGGTCGGCTTCGCGCACGTTGGCGGCCTGGAAGGCAAGGATCGGAACCGCTATGGCCGTGACCCCATCTATGGCATCACCGGCAGTGCGGTGGACCCTAACGAAACGTCCATTGCCCGTTATGGCGACCATGGTTTCACCACCGCCAACTCCTGGGGTTATCGCATGCGCGGCATCCTCGACTACAGCGATGTGTTCGCCGGTGTGAACCTGCGGCCCAACGTCGCCTTCTCCCACGACGTGGACGGCTATGGCCCCAACGGGTTGTTCAACGAAGGTGCCAAGGCCGCCAGTCTGGGCGTCGATGCCGAATATCAGAACACCTACACCGCGACCGTCGCCTACACCAACTTCTTCGATGGTCGTTACAACACCCTGGTTGATCGTGACTTCCTGGCCCTCAGCTTCGGTATGAACTTCTAA
- a CDS encoding glutathione peroxidase — MSAFHDLTLHALDGQELPLAPLKGKVVLVVNVASKCGLTPQYAGLERLQQTYGAQGFSVLGVPCNQFAGQEPDHEAAIAQFCSLTYGVTFALSSKLEVNGSGRHPLYRLLAGEGAEFPGDITWNFEKFLVGQDGRVLARFSPRTAPDDPALIQAIEKALA; from the coding sequence ATGAGCGCCTTTCACGACCTGACATTGCACGCACTGGACGGCCAGGAGCTGCCGCTGGCTCCGCTCAAGGGCAAGGTGGTGCTGGTGGTCAACGTCGCCTCCAAATGCGGGCTCACGCCGCAGTATGCGGGCCTGGAGCGCCTGCAGCAGACCTACGGAGCTCAGGGCTTCAGCGTGCTGGGTGTGCCCTGCAACCAGTTCGCCGGGCAGGAGCCGGACCACGAGGCGGCCATTGCCCAGTTCTGCAGCCTGACCTACGGCGTGACCTTTGCGCTGAGCAGCAAGCTGGAAGTCAACGGCAGCGGCCGCCATCCGCTGTATCGCCTGCTGGCCGGCGAAGGCGCGGAGTTTCCCGGCGACATCACCTGGAACTTCGAGAAGTTTCTGGTCGGCCAGGATGGCCGTGTGCTCGCGCGTTTCTCGCCGCGTACCGCGCCGGATGATCCTGCGCTGATCCAGGCCATCGAGAAGGCCCTGGCCTGA
- a CDS encoding acetate kinase yields MPARNILVINCGSSSIKFALVDPDQQAFAISGLAERLGSADAVLHWQRDGIKHSQAIANDDHRAALAHLLQRVQEASGGQLHGIGHRVVHGGEHFTSAQRLNDDVIAAIRAVAPLAPLHNPAGLLGIEAALALYPQLPQVAVFDTAFHQSLPEHAFRYAVPERLYRDHGVRRYGFHGTSHRFVSARAAELTGLPAGDSAWLVAHLGNGCSTCAVLNGQSRDTSMGLTPLEGLVMGTRSGDVDPNLHSHLARTLGWSLEQIDRMLNHDSGLLGLSGLSNDMRSLEQAREEGHAGATLAIEVFCYRLAKSLAAMSCALPRLDGLIFTGGIGENSPLIRSRTVAHLGLLGLKLDEAANARCLRGVSGPIHAPKHTRVLVVPTNEERQIALDTLALLD; encoded by the coding sequence ATGCCCGCACGCAATATTCTGGTGATCAATTGCGGTAGTTCCTCCATCAAGTTCGCCCTGGTCGACCCCGACCAGCAGGCGTTCGCCATCAGCGGTCTGGCCGAGCGTCTCGGCAGCGCCGACGCCGTATTGCACTGGCAACGGGATGGCATCAAGCACAGCCAGGCGATTGCCAACGATGATCACCGTGCAGCGCTCGCTCATCTGCTTCAGCGCGTGCAGGAAGCCAGTGGCGGCCAACTGCATGGCATCGGCCACCGGGTGGTACATGGCGGCGAGCACTTCACCAGCGCCCAGCGTCTGAACGACGATGTGATCGCCGCGATTCGCGCCGTCGCGCCCCTGGCGCCACTGCACAACCCGGCCGGCCTGCTGGGCATCGAGGCGGCCCTGGCGCTATACCCCCAGCTGCCTCAGGTGGCGGTGTTCGACACCGCCTTCCACCAGAGCCTCCCCGAGCACGCCTTCCGCTACGCGGTGCCGGAACGGCTGTACCGCGACCACGGCGTGCGCCGCTACGGCTTCCACGGCACCAGCCACCGCTTCGTCAGTGCCCGCGCCGCCGAGCTCACCGGCCTGCCAGCGGGCGACAGTGCCTGGCTGGTCGCCCACCTGGGCAATGGCTGCTCGACCTGCGCGGTGCTCAACGGCCAGAGCCGCGACACCAGCATGGGCCTGACGCCCCTCGAAGGCCTGGTGATGGGCACCCGCAGTGGCGACGTCGACCCCAACCTGCACAGCCACCTCGCGCGCACCCTGGGCTGGAGCCTGGAGCAGATCGACCGCATGCTCAACCATGACAGCGGCCTGCTTGGCCTGTCGGGCCTGTCCAACGACATGCGCAGCCTCGAGCAGGCCCGCGAAGAGGGCCATGCCGGCGCCACCCTGGCCATCGAGGTGTTCTGCTACCGCCTGGCCAAATCCCTGGCGGCCATGAGCTGCGCCCTGCCGCGCCTGGACGGGCTGATCTTCACCGGCGGCATCGGCGAGAACTCACCGCTGATCCGCAGCAGGACGGTGGCCCACCTCGGCCTGCTCGGCCTCAAGCTCGACGAGGCGGCCAATGCGCGCTGCCTGCGCGGCGTCAGCGGGCCGATCCACGCGCCGAAGCATACCCGGGTGCTGGTGGTGCCCACCAACGAAGAGCGGCAGATCGCCCTCGATACCCTGGCGCTGCTCGACTGA